One Ostrea edulis chromosome 2, xbOstEdul1.1, whole genome shotgun sequence genomic region harbors:
- the LOC130051869 gene encoding uncharacterized protein LOC130051869 isoform X5 yields MSERAQSTVLPPSSATSHGKIRTENSELLNLLRQKTSDSSGHINRTPSRQSLHHAADNNLTRPQASAGRRLVDVDNNLQVSTAPSQLEPPAQPNVDPALTNTETARDIEDNVESHSDSQIIVPPLNLETNRNSEAYYSSSANQTAKDNGQLTTDSDLVKSGVERNKYLHEILVDPSQNLPQVDVSSDPTLHVSRKNSVSSVKSHLSNTSAPVLSSRSVALHGDGNNNSVLHDHKTEETVQNDSGNSENKTASFQDLQTARSGNFEVNPTQRSLVLDSALHVLPTPEQSAPVTGRQTYDVPSPISTQIPNIDSLSNFSNPDDREEKPVPRSRSSKQGSTLTSRSIPVPGQGAISPRQSATTRLTGSRDQSATARSSSGVYAVANPAVLVAQGITPAPNQQSVQFTPRPQPRSKQESFVDSLEAPSKETGEVDKRDETKDRKKSAVSFRDGRDQVNSQPINDPYTGAESPTPGSEPDWDSPRVQDRLPTPHPTSDNYRFSPTQPVWEKEEQEEQKSLQTLDISEPTKSSTEAPNDHSNRSESPSTALSPTPLDENDRKVDSALPIPGGSASSEARVARTDSLPTVQKVYVDSPTFTREEEDEYRFVESRLGEIQDDVEETLRKLDEETEKQRKIRKQLEEQMATMYAPAYEDQGNVQPYSRNTQYGEPPRGNMGSYSNIRNQEDRSYQEPRRENMGSYSTLRNEEKNSYGAPRRESMGSYTNGRNDDRNPYTEQRRENMGSYASVRNDDRQSYGDPRRENMGSYASLRNDDRQSYGDPRRENMGSYTSLRNDDRNSYGDPRRENMGSYTSLRNDDRNSYGEPRRENIGSYPSVKNEDRNSYGERNTNGAYQPARNEDRQSYDEPRRDDMDSYTSVQPDDRKSNGVPNRENMGSYSNVHQENGYNQGTYNPPPRQPESYGQNEVVENQGYGGRGRDDDRYEDRDFDPQGNRNRFENQDQQPESERYNPPSHVQNMNYEPHDEDLRREAEYQEGLKMRISESGKKDMEIQIPRLPLESEQFRDSLEEDNFRDWDNPPPNPFANEGGIPHQQEKHEHLEKHEHFEESKVPPFVDENDTARMEFLHPKSPRYDFIEMNKIDYGKPHEKSYREIKHVREEESKKLEKVFIHPRLPQKKKPVKPGLKSAPSKFQVNSPIEEMDPEDPAQALWAKRSAQLKKKDTKSSSGHSNKHKGLQRNQSDSRLVRPAGQGGTFTYKNNSQVVYGSPTRNHFLEPMENRPAPPHIPRAEPQYTTNSEPINFPDRQSDHQSPPLRSRPLDLKPITQEIVTEDGQRISVDINLKVLSPPPGSGTVAPHTLQAEVHPKDVNRRPTGMQYQMEENYPSPEQDPQQHHNYNQILSPPPENETRVPPVIPVEGLSKNPNRRRHEMGNSYHSHKLDRHQQYNHSQFQYYDAYPRYNQYYPDDTRYDQENVVPGGGEQVQHSDDTYRMSPYSKVPPINLTEEELDRQLAELEQNGYTAMYKQYKNKPQGEKPWYQVYTIKDYRKMKNEVRLTQAPLGPDLDNETYKEKLEKRHKQFEYARMVMEKNRQQLDVKKPPAHPKKEEEKPTKRKTAIDYSKNIPKPNVKPRPNQYNSYEVAAQLSPAAKRSGPPSPTQTVDVIDLQKLKNRHDQEKQNVASIRQNMETVPQKA; encoded by the exons ATGAGTGAGCGTGCCCAGTCGACAGTGCTCCCTCCATCGTCTGCAACTTCCCACGGGAAAATCAGGACTGAAAACTCCGAATTACTCAATCTTTTGCGTCAAAAGACAAGTGACAGTAGTGGTCATATTAATCGCACACCCAGTAGGCAATCGTTACACCACGCTGCTGATAATAACCTCACACGGCCACAGGCTTCTGCAGGGAGAAGGTTGGTAGATGTTGATAATAATTTGCAAGTAAGCACTGCACCAAGCCAATTAGAGCCCCCAGCACAACCAAATGTAGACCCTGCTTTAACTAATACAGAGACTGCCAGAGATATAGAAGACAACGTAGAGAGTCATTCAGATTCGCAAATTATTGTTCCACCattaaatttagaaacaaataGAAACAGTGAAGCTTATTACAGTTCCAGTGCCAATCAGACTGCCAAGGATAATGGACAATTAACAACTGATTCAGATCTTGTTAAGTCAGGTGtagaaagaaacaaatattTACACGAAATACTTGTAGACCCATCACAGAACCTTCCTCAAGTAGATGTTTCTAGTGATCCAACTTTGCATGTTAGTAGAAAAAATAGTGTGTCGTCTGTGAAATCACATCTTAGTAATACCAGTGCACCTGTTTTGAGTTCTAGAAGTGTTGCTTTGCATGGTGACGGAAATAATAACTCAGTATTACATGATCACAAAACTGAAGAAACTGTACAAAACGATTCTGGGAATTCAGAAAACAAGACAGCCTCTTTTCAGGATCTTCAGACAGCAAGGTCTGGCAATTTTGAGGTTAATCCGACACAGCGTAGCTTAGTGCTTGATTCTGCTTTGCATGTGTTACCTACACCAGAACAATCTGCACCTGTAACTGGCCGTCAGACTTATGATGTACCATCACCAATATCCACACAAATTCCAAATATAGATTCATTGTCCAATTTCAGTAATCCAGACGACAGGGAGGAGAAACCAGTGCCGAGGAGCAGATCCAGTAAACAAGGTAGCACCCTTACTTCTCGTAGCATTCCAGTACCAGGACAGGGGGCCATCTCACCGCGACAGTCAGCCACCACCAGACTTACAGGCTCTCGTGACCAGAGTGCAACAGCCAGGAGCAGCAGTGGTGTATACGCCGTTGCTAATCCAGCAGTTCTTGTTGCTCAAGGAATAACTCCAGCACCCAATCAACAGAGTGTACAATTCACACCAAGACCACAACCTAGATCAAAACAAGAAAGTTTTGTTGATTCTCTAGAAGCTCCAAGCAAAGAAACAGGTGAAGTTGACAAAAGAGACGAAACAAAAGATAGAAAGAAGAGTGCTGTTTCCTTCAGAGACGGCAGAGATCAGGTGAATTCTCAGCCAATCAACGACCCATATACCGGGGCAGAGAGCCCGACTCCTGGAAGTGAACCAGACTGGGATTCTCCAAGAGTGCAGGATAGACTTCCAACTCCTCATCCCACTTCTGACAACTACCGCTTCTCTCCAACTCAACCTGTGTGGGAGAAAGAGGAGCAAGAGGAACAGAAAAGTTTGCAGACTTTGGATATATCAGAACCAACTAAATCTTCAACAGAGGCTCCTAACGACCATAGTAACAGAAGTGAATCCCCGAGCACTGCATTGTCACCAACTCCACTAGACGAGAACGACAGAAAGGTTGATTCCGCTCTACCTATCCCTGGTGGAAGTGCAAGTTCTGAGGCTCGAGTTGCTAGAACCGACTCTCTACCTACTGTTCAGAAGGTTTACGTTGATTCACCAACTTTCACCAGAGAGGAGGAAGACGAATATAGATTTGTTGAAAGTCGCCTTGGCGAAATTCAAGATGATGTAGAGGAGACTCTCAGAAAATTAGACGAAGAAACCGAAAAACAACGTAAAATCAGAAAACAGTTAGAGGAACAAATGGCAACAATGTATGCACCAGCTTATGAAGACCAAGGAAATGTTCAACCTTACAGCCGAAATACTCAGTATGGAGAACCTCCAAGGGGGAATATGGGATCATACAGTAACATACGAAATCAAGAGGATAGATCGTATCAAGAACCAAGGAGGGAGAATATGGGGTCTTACAGTACACTGAGAAATGAAGAGAAAAATTCATATGGAGCACCCAGACGAGAAAGCATGGGATCTTACACTAATGGCCGAAATGATGATAGGAACCCTTATACAGAACAAAGAAGGGAAAATATGGGCTCTTATGCATCTGTTCGAAATGACGACAGACAATCCTATGGTGATCCACGTCGAGAAAATATGGGTTCATACGCATCTCTCAGAAATGATGACAGACAATCTTATGGTGATCCACGACGTGAAAATATGGGTTCATATACGTCTCTGCGAAATGATGATAGAAATTCTTATGGTGATCCACGACGTGAAAATATGGGTTCATACACGTCTCTACGAAATGATGATAGAAATTCTTATGGCGAACCGAGAAGGGAAAATATTGGATCTTACCCATCTGTGAAAAATGAGGATCGGAATTCCTACGGCGAACGAAATACCAATGGTGCATATCAACCTGCTAGAAACGAAGATAGACAATCGTATGATGAACCTAGAAGGGATGATATGGATTCATACACATCTGTGCAACCTGATGATAGAAAGTCTAATGGAGTGCCAAACCGTGAAAACATGGGCTCATACTCCAACGTTCATCAGGAAAATGGTTATAACCAGGGTACTTATAACCCACCTCCTCGTCAGCCCGAGTCTTATGGACAAAACGAGGTTGTTGAGAATCAAGGATACGGTGGGAGAGGACGGGATGACGATCGTTACGAGGACAGGGATTTTGATCCCCAGGGGAACAGGAACAGATTCGAAAATCAGGACCAGCAGCCGGAATCTGAGAGGTACAATCCACCATCACACGTACAGAACATGAACTACGAACCTCACGATGAAGATTTGAGGAGAGAAGCCGAGTATCAGGAGGGGCTGAAAATGAGAATATCCGAGTCAGGGAAGAAGGACATGGAGATCCAGATCCCGCGTCTTCCCTTAGAGAGTGAGCAATTTCGAGATTCTCTGGAAGAAGACAATTTCAGAGATTGGGATAACCCTCCTCCCAATCCTTTCGCAAATGAAGGAGGCATTCCTCATCAGCAGGAAAAACACGAGCATTTGGAAAAACACGAGCATTTTGAGGAATCCAAGGTGCCACCCTTTGTGGATGAAAATGATACCGCACGAATGGAATTTCTTCACCCCAAATCTCCACGGTATGATTttattgaaatgaataaaattgaCTATGGAAAACCCCATGAAAAAAGTTACCGTGAAATAAAACATGTTCGGGAAGAGGAATCTAAAAAACTTGAAAAAGTATTCATTCATCCACGGCTACCTCAAAAGAAGAAGCCTGTGAAACCAGGTTTAAAATCTGCCCCAAGTAAGTTTCAAGTGAACTCCCCTATTGAGGAGATGGATCCCGAAGACCCGGCCCAGGCACTGTGGGCAAAACGTTCTGCTCAATTGAAAAAGAAGGACACTAAGTCATCGTCGGGACACAGTAACAAACACAAAGGTCTTCAACGGAATCAGAGTGACTCACGTCTTGTACGGCCTGCAGGACAAGGGGGCACATTTACTTACAAAAATAACAGTCAGGTTGTGTACGGCTCCCCTACTCGTAATCACTTCCTTGAGCCGATGGAAAACCGTCCCGCGCCCCCTCACATTCCTAGAGCAGAACCTCAGTACACTACAAACTCTGAACCCATTAATTTCCCTGACCGTCAAAGTGATCATCAATCTCCCCCATTAAGATCTCGCCCCCTCGATTTAAAACCCATTACCCAGGAAATAGTGACGGAAGACGGACAGAGAATAAGTGTGGACATTAATTTAAAGGTGCTCAGTCCGCCTCCCGGAAGTGGAACCGTGGCACCCCATACGCTTCAAGCGGAAGTTCATCCCAAAGATGTGAACAGACGACCGACTGGGATGCAGTATCAGATGGAGGAAAATTACCCCTCACCTGAGCAGGACCCCCAGCAACATCACAACTACAACCAG atcCTGTCTCCGCCTCCCGAAAATGAAACCAGGGTGCCCCCTGTGATTCCAGTGGAAGGTTTATCCAAAAATCCGAACAGACGACGGCATGAGATGGGAAATAGCTACCACTCACATAAGCTAGACCGCCACCAACAGTACAACCACAGCCAG TTTCAGTATTATGATGCGTACCCACGATATAATCAATATTACCCAGAT GACACGCGATATGACCAGGAGAACGTGGTTCCGGGAGGAGGAGAACAGGTTCAACATTCCGATGATACGTACCGGATGTCACCATACTCCAAGGTCCCGCCGATAAATCTTACGGAAGAGGAACTAGATCGACAACTAG CGGAGCTGGAACAGAACGGCTACACAGCGATGtacaaacaatataaaaacaaaccCCAGGGAGAAAAGCCGTGGTACCAGGTATACACCATTAAGGACTATCGGAAGATGAAGAACGAGGTCAGATTGACCCAAGCACCTCTCGGACCTGACCTAGACAACGAGACCTACAAGGAAAAG
- the LOC130051869 gene encoding uncharacterized protein LOC130051869 isoform X14, whose translation MSERAQSTVLPPSSATSHGKIRTENSELLNLLRQKTSDSSGHINRTPSRQSLHHAADNNLTRPQASAGRRLVDVDNNLQVSTAPSQLEPPAQPNVDPALTNTETARDIEDNVESHSDSQIIVPPLNLETNRNSEAYYSSSANQTAKDNGQLTTDSDLVKSGVERNKYLHEILVDPSQNLPQVDVSSDPTLHVSRKNSVSSVKSHLSNTSAPVLSSRSVALHGDGNNNSVLHDHKTEETVQNDSGNSENKTASFQDLQTARSGNFEVNPTQRSLVLDSALHVLPTPEQSAPVTGRQTYDVPSPISTQIPNIDSLSNFSNPDDREEKPVPRSRSSKQGSTLTSRSIPVPGQGAISPRQSATTRLTGSRDQSATARSSSGVYAVANPAVLVAQGITPAPNQQSVQFTPRPQPRSKQESFVDSLEAPSKETGEVDKRDETKDRKKSAVSFRDGRDQVNSQPINDPYTGAESPTPGSEPDWDSPRVQDRLPTPHPTSDNYRFSPTQPVWEKEEQEEQKSLQTLDISEPTKSSTEAPNDHSNRSESPSTALSPTPLDENDRKVDSALPIPGGSASSEARVARTDSLPTVQKVYVDSPTFTREEEDEYRFVESRLGEIQDDVEETLRKLDEETEKQRKIRKQLEEQMATMYAPAYEDQGNVQPYSRNTQYGEPPRGNMGSYSNIRNQEDRSYQEPRRENMGSYSTLRNEEKNSYGAPRRESMGSYTNGRNDDRNPYTEQRRENMGSYASVRNDDRQSYGDPRRENMGSYASLRNDDRQSYGDPRRENMGSYTSLRNDDRNSYGDPRRENMGSYTSLRNDDRNSYGEPRRENIGSYPSVKNEDRNSYGERNTNGAYQPARNEDRQSYDEPRRDDMDSYTSVQPDDRKSNGVPNRENMGSYSNVHQENGYNQGTYNPPPRQPESYGQNEVVENQGYGGRGRDDDRYEDRDFDPQGNRNRFENQDQQPESERYNPPSHVQNMNYEPHDEDLRREAEYQEGLKMRISESGKKDMEIQIPRLPLESEQFRDSLEEDNFRDWDNPPPNPFANEGGIPHQQEKHEHLEKHEHFEESKVPPFVDENDTARMEFLHPKSPRYDFIEMNKIDYGKPHEKSYREIKHVREEESKKLEKVFIHPRLPQKKKPVKPGLKSAPSKFQVNSPIEEMDPEDPAQALWAKRSAQLKKKDTKSSSGHSNKHKGLQRNQSDSRLVRPAGQGGTFTYKNNSQVVYGSPTRNHFLEPMENRPAPPHIPRAEPQYTTNSEPINFPDRQSDHQSPPLRSRPLDLKPITQEIVTEDGQRISVDINLKVLSPPPGSGTVAPHTLQAEVHPKDVNRRPTGMQYQMEENYPSPEQDPQQHHNYNQDTRYDQENVVPGGGEQVQHSDDTYRMSPYSKVPPINLTEEELDRQLAELEQNGYTAMYKQYKNKPQGEKPWYQVYTIKDYRKMKNEVRLTQAPLGPDLDNETYKEKLEKRHKQFEYARMVMEKNRQQLDVKKPPAHPKKEEEKPTKRKTAIDYSKNIPKPNVKPRPNQYNSYEVAAQLSPAAKRSGPPSPTQTVDVIDLQKLKNRHDQEKQNVASIRQNMETVPQKA comes from the exons ATGAGTGAGCGTGCCCAGTCGACAGTGCTCCCTCCATCGTCTGCAACTTCCCACGGGAAAATCAGGACTGAAAACTCCGAATTACTCAATCTTTTGCGTCAAAAGACAAGTGACAGTAGTGGTCATATTAATCGCACACCCAGTAGGCAATCGTTACACCACGCTGCTGATAATAACCTCACACGGCCACAGGCTTCTGCAGGGAGAAGGTTGGTAGATGTTGATAATAATTTGCAAGTAAGCACTGCACCAAGCCAATTAGAGCCCCCAGCACAACCAAATGTAGACCCTGCTTTAACTAATACAGAGACTGCCAGAGATATAGAAGACAACGTAGAGAGTCATTCAGATTCGCAAATTATTGTTCCACCattaaatttagaaacaaataGAAACAGTGAAGCTTATTACAGTTCCAGTGCCAATCAGACTGCCAAGGATAATGGACAATTAACAACTGATTCAGATCTTGTTAAGTCAGGTGtagaaagaaacaaatattTACACGAAATACTTGTAGACCCATCACAGAACCTTCCTCAAGTAGATGTTTCTAGTGATCCAACTTTGCATGTTAGTAGAAAAAATAGTGTGTCGTCTGTGAAATCACATCTTAGTAATACCAGTGCACCTGTTTTGAGTTCTAGAAGTGTTGCTTTGCATGGTGACGGAAATAATAACTCAGTATTACATGATCACAAAACTGAAGAAACTGTACAAAACGATTCTGGGAATTCAGAAAACAAGACAGCCTCTTTTCAGGATCTTCAGACAGCAAGGTCTGGCAATTTTGAGGTTAATCCGACACAGCGTAGCTTAGTGCTTGATTCTGCTTTGCATGTGTTACCTACACCAGAACAATCTGCACCTGTAACTGGCCGTCAGACTTATGATGTACCATCACCAATATCCACACAAATTCCAAATATAGATTCATTGTCCAATTTCAGTAATCCAGACGACAGGGAGGAGAAACCAGTGCCGAGGAGCAGATCCAGTAAACAAGGTAGCACCCTTACTTCTCGTAGCATTCCAGTACCAGGACAGGGGGCCATCTCACCGCGACAGTCAGCCACCACCAGACTTACAGGCTCTCGTGACCAGAGTGCAACAGCCAGGAGCAGCAGTGGTGTATACGCCGTTGCTAATCCAGCAGTTCTTGTTGCTCAAGGAATAACTCCAGCACCCAATCAACAGAGTGTACAATTCACACCAAGACCACAACCTAGATCAAAACAAGAAAGTTTTGTTGATTCTCTAGAAGCTCCAAGCAAAGAAACAGGTGAAGTTGACAAAAGAGACGAAACAAAAGATAGAAAGAAGAGTGCTGTTTCCTTCAGAGACGGCAGAGATCAGGTGAATTCTCAGCCAATCAACGACCCATATACCGGGGCAGAGAGCCCGACTCCTGGAAGTGAACCAGACTGGGATTCTCCAAGAGTGCAGGATAGACTTCCAACTCCTCATCCCACTTCTGACAACTACCGCTTCTCTCCAACTCAACCTGTGTGGGAGAAAGAGGAGCAAGAGGAACAGAAAAGTTTGCAGACTTTGGATATATCAGAACCAACTAAATCTTCAACAGAGGCTCCTAACGACCATAGTAACAGAAGTGAATCCCCGAGCACTGCATTGTCACCAACTCCACTAGACGAGAACGACAGAAAGGTTGATTCCGCTCTACCTATCCCTGGTGGAAGTGCAAGTTCTGAGGCTCGAGTTGCTAGAACCGACTCTCTACCTACTGTTCAGAAGGTTTACGTTGATTCACCAACTTTCACCAGAGAGGAGGAAGACGAATATAGATTTGTTGAAAGTCGCCTTGGCGAAATTCAAGATGATGTAGAGGAGACTCTCAGAAAATTAGACGAAGAAACCGAAAAACAACGTAAAATCAGAAAACAGTTAGAGGAACAAATGGCAACAATGTATGCACCAGCTTATGAAGACCAAGGAAATGTTCAACCTTACAGCCGAAATACTCAGTATGGAGAACCTCCAAGGGGGAATATGGGATCATACAGTAACATACGAAATCAAGAGGATAGATCGTATCAAGAACCAAGGAGGGAGAATATGGGGTCTTACAGTACACTGAGAAATGAAGAGAAAAATTCATATGGAGCACCCAGACGAGAAAGCATGGGATCTTACACTAATGGCCGAAATGATGATAGGAACCCTTATACAGAACAAAGAAGGGAAAATATGGGCTCTTATGCATCTGTTCGAAATGACGACAGACAATCCTATGGTGATCCACGTCGAGAAAATATGGGTTCATACGCATCTCTCAGAAATGATGACAGACAATCTTATGGTGATCCACGACGTGAAAATATGGGTTCATATACGTCTCTGCGAAATGATGATAGAAATTCTTATGGTGATCCACGACGTGAAAATATGGGTTCATACACGTCTCTACGAAATGATGATAGAAATTCTTATGGCGAACCGAGAAGGGAAAATATTGGATCTTACCCATCTGTGAAAAATGAGGATCGGAATTCCTACGGCGAACGAAATACCAATGGTGCATATCAACCTGCTAGAAACGAAGATAGACAATCGTATGATGAACCTAGAAGGGATGATATGGATTCATACACATCTGTGCAACCTGATGATAGAAAGTCTAATGGAGTGCCAAACCGTGAAAACATGGGCTCATACTCCAACGTTCATCAGGAAAATGGTTATAACCAGGGTACTTATAACCCACCTCCTCGTCAGCCCGAGTCTTATGGACAAAACGAGGTTGTTGAGAATCAAGGATACGGTGGGAGAGGACGGGATGACGATCGTTACGAGGACAGGGATTTTGATCCCCAGGGGAACAGGAACAGATTCGAAAATCAGGACCAGCAGCCGGAATCTGAGAGGTACAATCCACCATCACACGTACAGAACATGAACTACGAACCTCACGATGAAGATTTGAGGAGAGAAGCCGAGTATCAGGAGGGGCTGAAAATGAGAATATCCGAGTCAGGGAAGAAGGACATGGAGATCCAGATCCCGCGTCTTCCCTTAGAGAGTGAGCAATTTCGAGATTCTCTGGAAGAAGACAATTTCAGAGATTGGGATAACCCTCCTCCCAATCCTTTCGCAAATGAAGGAGGCATTCCTCATCAGCAGGAAAAACACGAGCATTTGGAAAAACACGAGCATTTTGAGGAATCCAAGGTGCCACCCTTTGTGGATGAAAATGATACCGCACGAATGGAATTTCTTCACCCCAAATCTCCACGGTATGATTttattgaaatgaataaaattgaCTATGGAAAACCCCATGAAAAAAGTTACCGTGAAATAAAACATGTTCGGGAAGAGGAATCTAAAAAACTTGAAAAAGTATTCATTCATCCACGGCTACCTCAAAAGAAGAAGCCTGTGAAACCAGGTTTAAAATCTGCCCCAAGTAAGTTTCAAGTGAACTCCCCTATTGAGGAGATGGATCCCGAAGACCCGGCCCAGGCACTGTGGGCAAAACGTTCTGCTCAATTGAAAAAGAAGGACACTAAGTCATCGTCGGGACACAGTAACAAACACAAAGGTCTTCAACGGAATCAGAGTGACTCACGTCTTGTACGGCCTGCAGGACAAGGGGGCACATTTACTTACAAAAATAACAGTCAGGTTGTGTACGGCTCCCCTACTCGTAATCACTTCCTTGAGCCGATGGAAAACCGTCCCGCGCCCCCTCACATTCCTAGAGCAGAACCTCAGTACACTACAAACTCTGAACCCATTAATTTCCCTGACCGTCAAAGTGATCATCAATCTCCCCCATTAAGATCTCGCCCCCTCGATTTAAAACCCATTACCCAGGAAATAGTGACGGAAGACGGACAGAGAATAAGTGTGGACATTAATTTAAAGGTGCTCAGTCCGCCTCCCGGAAGTGGAACCGTGGCACCCCATACGCTTCAAGCGGAAGTTCATCCCAAAGATGTGAACAGACGACCGACTGGGATGCAGTATCAGATGGAGGAAAATTACCCCTCACCTGAGCAGGACCCCCAGCAACATCACAACTACAACCAG GACACGCGATATGACCAGGAGAACGTGGTTCCGGGAGGAGGAGAACAGGTTCAACATTCCGATGATACGTACCGGATGTCACCATACTCCAAGGTCCCGCCGATAAATCTTACGGAAGAGGAACTAGATCGACAACTAG CGGAGCTGGAACAGAACGGCTACACAGCGATGtacaaacaatataaaaacaaaccCCAGGGAGAAAAGCCGTGGTACCAGGTATACACCATTAAGGACTATCGGAAGATGAAGAACGAGGTCAGATTGACCCAAGCACCTCTCGGACCTGACCTAGACAACGAGACCTACAAGGAAAAG